In the Alphaproteobacteria bacterium genome, TTTAGAGACGACGGGAATGAAATGAAAATGACCGAGTTTTCTGAATTGAATGTCAGATGATAGATTTGGGACAAGTCCGATCATCATATCCGTTTGATTCTCTCGCAAGCTGACGAGATTGAGTGGGTTTCTCAGATGCAGTTGAATTCTCGGATACCGAGCGGAGAATTGCAGCAGTGAGGGCGCAGCAAACACTGCGTTCAATGCATCGGTGATGCTGACGCGCACGATGCCTTCTGGTTCGCTGGTCTCCGCCCGCAAATCGCTGGTGATGGAATAGAGCGTATGATCGAGCCGGGCGAGCGCCTTCGCGAGCGCCTCGCCCTTCTGGGTCAATTTCACGCCGCGCGGCGTCGAGAGGAACAACTGCGATCCGACGATGTCCTGCAGGCGCTTGACCTGCCGGCTCACCCTCGGCTGACTGGTGTTGAGGATCTCGGCGGCGCGGTTGAATGACTTGGTCTTGGCGACGGCAAGAAAGACGCGCAGTTCGCCCCAGAACTGGCCGCTCAGGAGCGTCTCGTCATCGAGCGGGCTTCTGTTAAACGATTGTTGTTCGTCGAACGGGCGCATGTTGTTCCTGCGCGGGTGAAGCCGATCGCCTACAGCTTAGCCGTGTTGTCAGCGGGAAGTCTATTCTCTGGCGGAGAGGAAGGGGGCGGTTCCCAAGAGCTAATAAATCGTCTGCCTCAGCCGCTCCGGATACGCCCGGTCGTACTCCTCGCCGCCCTCTCGCCCCTGCGTGATCGCCGCGATGATGGTGCCGTTGCTCGGCAGGCTCTTGCGGTCGACCCTGGTTTCCGCCTCCCAGAGTTTCGAGCGGATGATCGCCTTGGAGCACTGGAAGTAGACGCGCTCGACATCGACGACGATCACCGCCCGCGGAGTCTTGCCGGCGAAGACAAAGGTGTCGAGCAGCGCCGGATCGGTCGAGATTTTGGCGCGGCCGATGACGCGGAATGTCTCGCCGACGCCTGGGATGAGAAACAGCAGCGACACGCGCGGGTCGCGCACGATGTTGCGCAGTGAGTCGATGCGGTTGTTGCCGCGCCGGTCGGGGATCATCAGCGTGCGCGCGTCGGCCACGCGCACGAAGCCCGGCGCATCGCCGCGCGGCGAGCAGTCGACGCCCTCCGGGCCAACGCTCGCGAGCACGAAGAACGGCGCCGCCTCGATGAAGGCGCGGTATTGCGCGTTGATGTGCTCGATCTCCTTCCACACCGCGGCGCCCGCGGGCTGGCCGTAATGGGCTTCGAGCTGCTCGACGGTGGTGAGGAGGTGTTTGGTCATTCGTCGTTCCTCGTTAGCTCGGCCGTGCCGCATGCTCAGTGCGCTCCCTCCCCCTGAAAGGGGGAGGGTTGGGGTGGGGGTCACACGAAGATGATCCCCACCCGCCACGCTTCGCGCGGCGACCCCCCCTTTTCAAGGGGAGGTGACGGAGCGCGCGAATCGACCTCGCAAACATCACGCCGCCAGCAAATGCCGGCCGTCGTGGCCGGCGATTGTCACGTCGATCAGCGTGCCGGCCTCGGCATCTGTTGCGAGACGCACCGGCGTGAACTGTTCGGTGCGCGCCATGTCGTTCGATTCAACGAGCACGCGGCGCCTTGTGCCGACTTCAGAATCGAGATGCCGGCGCAGCGCAGCTTCGCCGTCCTGGCGCAGCAGCCGCGCGCGCTCCTTGCGCAGGGCATGCGGCACCTGCGGCATGCGGGCGGCCGGCGTGCCGGGGCGCTCCGAATAAGGAAACACGTGCAGGTGTGTCAGGCCGCACTCGGCGACGAGGTCGCGCGAGCGCGCAAACGCGTCATCCGTCTCGGTCGGGAAGCCCGCAATGATGTCGGCGCCGAACACGACGTCAGGCCGCAGCCGCCGCACAGCTTCGGTGAACGCGATCGCATCAGCGCGCAGATGCCTGCGCTTCATGCGCTTGAGGATCAGGTCGTCGCCATGCTGCAGCGACAGATGCAGATGCGGCATCAGCCGCGGCTCGTCGGCGATCGCATCGAGCAAATCGGCATCAGCCTCCACCGAATCGATCGACGAGATGCGCAGCCGCGCGAGTTCCGGCACGTGCTTGAGGATTTGCTTCACCAGCCTGCCGAGCTTTGGCGCGCCGGGCAGGCCCGCGCCGTAGCTCGTGATGTCGACGCCGGTCAGCACCACCTCCCGGTAGCCGCGCTCGACGAGGCGGCGCACCTGCGCGACGACCTCGCCCATCGGCACCGAGCGCGAGTTC is a window encoding:
- a CDS encoding LysR family transcriptional regulator, with amino-acid sequence MRPFDEQQSFNRSPLDDETLLSGQFWGELRVFLAVAKTKSFNRAAEILNTSQPRVSRQVKRLQDIVGSQLFLSTPRGVKLTQKGEALAKALARLDHTLYSITSDLRAETSEPEGIVRVSITDALNAVFAAPSLLQFSARYPRIQLHLRNPLNLVSLRENQTDMMIGLVPNLSSDIQFRKLGHFHFIPVVSKDYIQNHGLPTRANLEQHLFIQSEYYIGKTGMWDSWQHAASRGRIAHYCDNSFAYAMLVKSGQGIGLLGTYVLVEPSFVPLEIGLRISIPLYLVALTERLHARPVRLVFDWLGDVFGNNSWFSNEFRLDNPPSEYDAGMRKLFNLEEYGRTSNAR
- a CDS encoding pyridoxamine 5'-phosphate oxidase family protein, producing the protein MTKHLLTTVEQLEAHYGQPAGAAVWKEIEHINAQYRAFIEAAPFFVLASVGPEGVDCSPRGDAPGFVRVADARTLMIPDRRGNNRIDSLRNIVRDPRVSLLFLIPGVGETFRVIGRAKISTDPALLDTFVFAGKTPRAVIVVDVERVYFQCSKAIIRSKLWEAETRVDRKSLPSNGTIIAAITQGREGGEEYDRAYPERLRQTIY
- the mtaB gene encoding tRNA (N(6)-L-threonylcarbamoyladenosine(37)-C(2))-methylthiotransferase MtaB, which encodes MSVDVVTFGCRLNTYESEVIRNAATKAGVDNAVVVNTCAVTAEAVRQARQSIRRLKRERPDANIVVTGCAAQTEPQTFATMPEVALVAGNDRKISAEFWAEQRDVLRGTAFGLGAEEKCRVNDIMAVRETAAHLVDGIEGRARAFVQVQNGCDHRCTFCIIPFGRGNSRSVPMGEVVAQVRRLVERGYREVVLTGVDITSYGAGLPGAPKLGRLVKQILKHVPELARLRISSIDSVEADADLLDAIADEPRLMPHLHLSLQHGDDLILKRMKRRHLRADAIAFTEAVRRLRPDVVFGADIIAGFPTETDDAFARSRDLVAECGLTHLHVFPYSERPGTPAARMPQVPHALRKERARLLRQDGEAALRRHLDSEVGTRRRVLVESNDMARTEQFTPVRLATDAEAGTLIDVTIAGHDGRHLLAA